One region of Trinickia violacea genomic DNA includes:
- the bktB gene encoding beta-ketothiolase BktB, whose protein sequence is MQREVVVASGVRTAIGDFGGSLKDFSPTDLGARVVREALARAHVNGDDVGHVVFGNVIQTEPKDMYLARVAALNGGVTQHAPALTVNRLCGSGLQAIVSAAQSVLLGDADIAIGGGAESMSRAPYIAPAARFGQRMGDARIIDMMLGALHDPFQSIHMGVTAENVAQKYGITRDAQDALALESHHRAARAIEAGRFKEQILPVAIASKKGEVSFDTDEHVRLNATADDFSKLKPVFAKENGTVTAGNASGINDAAAAVVLMERRVAETRGVKPLARLVAYAHAGVDPAYMGIGPVPATRKALERAGITAADLDVIEANEAFAAQACAVTHELGLDPAKVNPNGSGISLGHPIGATGALITVKALYELQRVGGRYALVTMCIGGGQGIAAIFERI, encoded by the coding sequence ATGCAACGTGAAGTGGTGGTGGCAAGCGGCGTGCGGACCGCGATCGGCGATTTCGGCGGCAGCCTCAAGGATTTTTCACCGACGGATCTCGGCGCACGCGTCGTGCGCGAGGCACTGGCGCGCGCGCACGTGAACGGGGACGACGTGGGCCACGTGGTGTTCGGCAACGTGATCCAGACCGAACCGAAGGACATGTACCTCGCGCGCGTCGCGGCACTCAACGGCGGCGTCACGCAGCACGCGCCGGCGCTGACCGTGAACCGGCTGTGCGGCTCCGGGCTGCAGGCGATCGTGTCGGCGGCGCAGAGCGTGCTGCTCGGCGACGCGGATATCGCAATCGGCGGCGGTGCGGAGAGCATGAGCCGCGCGCCGTATATCGCGCCTGCGGCACGTTTCGGTCAGCGCATGGGCGACGCACGCATCATCGACATGATGCTCGGCGCGCTGCACGACCCGTTCCAGTCGATTCATATGGGCGTGACCGCTGAAAATGTCGCGCAGAAGTACGGCATCACGCGCGACGCGCAAGACGCGCTCGCGCTCGAATCCCACCACCGCGCGGCGCGCGCGATCGAAGCGGGCCGGTTCAAGGAGCAGATCCTGCCGGTCGCGATCGCGTCGAAGAAGGGCGAGGTGAGTTTCGATACCGATGAGCACGTGCGTTTGAACGCAACCGCCGACGACTTCTCGAAGCTCAAGCCGGTGTTCGCCAAGGAAAACGGCACGGTGACGGCCGGCAATGCGTCCGGCATCAACGATGCCGCCGCGGCCGTCGTGCTGATGGAGCGGCGCGTCGCCGAAACCCGCGGCGTGAAGCCGCTGGCACGGCTCGTCGCCTATGCGCACGCGGGCGTGGACCCGGCCTACATGGGCATCGGCCCTGTGCCGGCCACGCGCAAGGCGCTGGAGCGCGCGGGCATCACCGCCGCCGACCTCGACGTGATCGAAGCGAACGAGGCGTTCGCCGCGCAGGCGTGCGCCGTGACCCATGAGCTGGGGCTCGATCCGGCGAAGGTCAACCCGAACGGCTCGGGCATCTCGCTCGGCCACCCGATCGGCGCCACCGGCGCGCTCATCACCGTCAAGGCGCTGTACGAGTTGCAGCGCGTCGGCGGACGCTATGCGCTCGTGACGATGTGCATCGGCGGCGGGCAGGGCATCGCCGCGATTTTCGAGCGGATTTGA